CTGGCGGAGAAAAGCTTGCTTGACTAACCCAACTTGCGACCATTGCACTTTGTCTAAATGTCGAACCTTCCCCTTGGCTCGCTGTTACGACATACAATCCTCCACTTAATCTACCTAACGCTTTATCTAAATTAGAATCAAGGCTCTTCATAGAGGCAATATTTTTCTTTTTATTGATCAATTGACCTAAGTCAGTTCCAGCTTCTTCGAATTGTTGATAAACAATGGGATCTGGAATATTTTTGACTCTTAAGGGGGAGAAAGCTTCTTTTTGGCCAAGTTCTCTTAATTTATTTGCTAAGGAATCTATTGGTTCATCATTTCCACCAAATGCATCATAGACTGCTGTAAATTGTTTTGGTTTAAGTGCTGCAAATAAAGTACCGAGAGATTCTTTTAATTCATTATCTGAATCCACTGGCCATGTGGGAATTACTACTGCTTTTGATTCGGAAATTAAACTTGTTAATTCTTGCGGGTCAGAAGATCTTAAATCAATTAATTGAACCTGTGCATCTGCTTTACTTATTCCATGTGATATCGCTTGACTTAGTCGATCACAATAACCATAGTCGCTTATATAGCAGACTGATACAAAATCATTACCTTTGCTTTTATTGCTACTCCATTCTAGATATTTCCCTTTCCAAAAATTGACTTGATTATGTAACAAAGGCCCATGTCCAACAGCAATTGTTTTTAACTCAGGTAGTTTATCTATTCTTTTAATTGCCTGCATAACGCTTCTAGCGTTTGGACCCATAAGGCAATCGTAATAAAACCGGAAATCATCGTATATTTCTTTTTGATCGGTGTCAAAAAATTCTTCAGAACAATAATGGAGTCCAAATGCATCGCATGTGTAGAGAACATGTGTTCCGTGATCATATGAAAATATGGTATCTGGCCAATGTAAATTTGGTGCACTTATGAATTCAATATTATGTTCTAAACCACTATTAGGATTAGTTCCAAGATTTAAAAACTCTCCACTTTTAACCTCTAGACGCTTAAAGGGAATATGTATTTGGTCTTCAATAAATTTAAGGGCTAATTTTGATCCAACTACTGTGATATTTTCGTTTAATTCTAAAAGATTACCTATTAAACCAGAATGATCAGGTTCTGTATGGCTTGTAATTAAATAATCAACTTCTTGTGGATTTACCTTTTTCAGTAATTCTTCAAACCATAATTCTTCGAACTTTGCATGACTAGTATCAATTATTGCTAGTTTCTCGCCTTTAATAATAAAACTATTGTAAGTAGTTCCGTTTCTTAAACCAAATTCAATATCAAATCTACTGCGATCCCAATCCAAAGATCTTATGGCACAAGAATCATCGGAAAAGTTTTGAGATTGAACCGTCAACTTGTTTTTAGTTTGTGCCAATTTAGAATTACTTGTCTGGGCAGAGGCTATCATAGAATAATTAGCTTTATAAATTAACTTTAGTTATATAGAATATAAATTCGCGTGATTATTTTTGCGAAATAACCGAAATTACGCTTTTCTTTAATTTTTAATCTTCTTATTCTGGATAAATGACATCTCAACTAATTAAAAAAATAGTTACTGGAGATGAGATAAGAAATGCTTTTTTGCAATTTTACAGTCAAAAATTACATAAAATCATCCCAAGTGCATCTTTGATTCCAGATGACCCTACGGTTATGCTCACAATTGCAGGAATGCTACCTTTTAAACCAGTTTTTTTAGGTTTAAAAGAAAGACCATCAAAAAGGGCTACATCTAGCCAAAAGTGCATCAGAACAAACGATATAGAAAACGTTGGAGTTACAGCTAGACACCACACTTTTTTTGAAATGCTTGGTAATTTCTCTTTTGGAGATTATTTTAAACATGAGGCTATTAAATGGGCTTGGGAGTTAGTTACTAATATCTATCAACTTTCTGTTGAAAATATAATTGTGAGTGTTTTCCACGAAGACGAAGAGTCTGCAAAAATTTGGAGAGATGAAATTGGTATTCATCCAGATAGGATAGTGAAACTAGGTGATGAAGATAATTTTTGGTCATCTGGCAAAACAGGTCCATGTGGACCTTGTTCAGAACTTTATTATGATTTTCATCCTGAAAAGGGTCTGCACAATATTGATTTAGAAGATGGAGATCGTTTTATTGAATTTTATAATCTTGTTTTTATGCAATATAATCGTGATTCTAATGGAAAATTGACAGATTTAAAATTTAAAAATATTGATACAGGGATGGGTCTTGAAAGGATGGCTCAAATATTACAAAAAAAGCAAAATAATTATGAGACAGATTTAATTTTTCCTATTATTCAAAAAATTTGCGAGATTGCAAATATTGATTATTTTTCTTCAGATGATAAAAACAAAATTTCTTTAAAAATCATTGGTGATCATACAAGAGCTGTTATTCATTTAATTTCTGATGGCGTAGCAGCAAGTAATCTCGGCAGGGGATATATTTTAAGAAGGCTCATTAGAAGAATGGTCAGACATGGCAGATTATTAGGTATAACAAATGAATTTTTACCTAATATTGCTACTGTCGGAATCAATTTAATGCAAAATAATTATCCTGAGTTAAAAAATAATAATGATTTAATTTTGAATGAGATAAAAATTGAAGAAATAAGATTTAGGGAAACTCTTGAAAGAGGAGAGAAATTGCTAGATGAGTTAATTTCTTCAGGGCAGAAATTAATTTCTGGTTTTAAAGCTTTTGAACTTTATGATACTTACGGATTTCCTTTAGAACTTACTGTAGAAATTGCTGAAGAAAATAGTATCAGTGTTGATGTAAAGGGTTTTGAAGAAGAAATGAATGCACAAAAAGAGAGAGCTAAAGCTGCTTCAACTAACATTGATTTGACATTAGAGGGATCATTAGAGCGAGAAATAGATCTTTTTAACAAAACTGTTTTTAATGGTTATAATTCACTCCTTTCGGAAGCTGAAATCAAGGGTATATTCCTGGATTCAACATTAGTTAAGCAAGCAAGTGAAGGTCAGAAAGTTTTAATTGTTCTTGATCAGACAACTTTTTATGGAGAATCTGGCGGGCAAGTTGGTGATATTGGAACGATATTTTCAAAAGATGTAGAGGTTTTGGTTGATAATGTTATTCGAAAGAAAAATGTTTTTTTACATTATGGAACGATCAAAAAAGGAATATTAACTATTGGACAAAAAGTTAAGACTAATGTTAGCTCCTCTAACAGAGCTAAGGCTGCTGCAAATCATACAGCTACTCATTTATTACAATCTGCACTTAAATCAGTTGTTAATGAAAGTGTTGGACAAAAAGGTTCATTGGTAGCCTTTAATAAATTACGATTTGACTTTAATTCCTCTAATCCTATTTCTAAAGATCAAATTTCTAAGATTGAGACTTTAGTTAACTCTTGGATTATGGAAAATCATGCCCTAGAAATAAAAAATATGACTAAGAGTAAGGCTCTTGAAAAGGGCGCAGTCGCCATGTTTGGAGAAAAATATGATGATGTAGTCCGCGTTGTTAATGTACCTGGAGTTTCAATGGAACTTTGTGGTGGCACACATGTTAAAACTACATCTGAATTAGGTTCTTTCAAAATAATTAGTGAGGAAGGAATCTCAGCTGGAGTCAGAAGAATCGAAGCATTATCAGGTCAATCAGCATTAGACTATTTCAGTGATAGAAATGCTTTAGTAAATCAACTAAGTGATTTGTTAAAAGCAAATCCTAATCAACTTTTTGAAAGGGTTAATAATTTGCAAGCAGAGCTTATTAATAAGAATAAAGAGATACAAAAAATGAAAGATGAAATTGCATATTTTAAATACTCTTCTATAAAATCATCCGCAGAAATAGTAAATTCTTTTTCAATTTTGGTAAATCAGATTGATGGCTTAGATGGGAATTCTTTGCAATCTGCAGCACTTAATTTAACTTCTCATTTAGGAAATAAAGCAATAGTGATTCTTGGGGGAATACCAAA
This region of Prochlorococcus sp. MIT 0604 genomic DNA includes:
- a CDS encoding diflavin flavoprotein — translated: MIASAQTSNSKLAQTKNKLTVQSQNFSDDSCAIRSLDWDRSRFDIEFGLRNGTTYNSFIIKGEKLAIIDTSHAKFEELWFEELLKKVNPQEVDYLITSHTEPDHSGLIGNLLELNENITVVGSKLALKFIEDQIHIPFKRLEVKSGEFLNLGTNPNSGLEHNIEFISAPNLHWPDTIFSYDHGTHVLYTCDAFGLHYCSEEFFDTDQKEIYDDFRFYYDCLMGPNARSVMQAIKRIDKLPELKTIAVGHGPLLHNQVNFWKGKYLEWSSNKSKGNDFVSVCYISDYGYCDRLSQAISHGISKADAQVQLIDLRSSDPQELTSLISESKAVVIPTWPVDSDNELKESLGTLFAALKPKQFTAVYDAFGGNDEPIDSLANKLRELGQKEAFSPLRVKNIPDPIVYQQFEEAGTDLGQLINKKKNIASMKSLDSNLDKALGRLSGGLYVVTASQGEGSTFRQSAMVASWVSQASFSPPGITVAVAKDRAIESYMQVGKGFVVNILREDNYQKMFRHFLKRFAPGADRFADVDVISNIAEGGPVLSDSLAFLDCKVSSRLETPDHWIIYGIVENGNVSDLTCKTAVHHRKVANHY
- the alaS gene encoding alanine--tRNA ligase, encoding MTSQLIKKIVTGDEIRNAFLQFYSQKLHKIIPSASLIPDDPTVMLTIAGMLPFKPVFLGLKERPSKRATSSQKCIRTNDIENVGVTARHHTFFEMLGNFSFGDYFKHEAIKWAWELVTNIYQLSVENIIVSVFHEDEESAKIWRDEIGIHPDRIVKLGDEDNFWSSGKTGPCGPCSELYYDFHPEKGLHNIDLEDGDRFIEFYNLVFMQYNRDSNGKLTDLKFKNIDTGMGLERMAQILQKKQNNYETDLIFPIIQKICEIANIDYFSSDDKNKISLKIIGDHTRAVIHLISDGVAASNLGRGYILRRLIRRMVRHGRLLGITNEFLPNIATVGINLMQNNYPELKNNNDLILNEIKIEEIRFRETLERGEKLLDELISSGQKLISGFKAFELYDTYGFPLELTVEIAEENSISVDVKGFEEEMNAQKERAKAASTNIDLTLEGSLEREIDLFNKTVFNGYNSLLSEAEIKGIFLDSTLVKQASEGQKVLIVLDQTTFYGESGGQVGDIGTIFSKDVEVLVDNVIRKKNVFLHYGTIKKGILTIGQKVKTNVSSSNRAKAAANHTATHLLQSALKSVVNESVGQKGSLVAFNKLRFDFNSSNPISKDQISKIETLVNSWIMENHALEIKNMTKSKALEKGAVAMFGEKYDDVVRVVNVPGVSMELCGGTHVKTTSELGSFKIISEEGISAGVRRIEALSGQSALDYFSDRNALVNQLSDLLKANPNQLFERVNNLQAELINKNKEIQKMKDEIAYFKYSSIKSSAEIVNSFSILVNQIDGLDGNSLQSAALNLTSHLGNKAIVILGGIPNPENRKLLFVVSLGDDVVKIGLHAGKLINEIARICSGGGGGKPNFAQAGAKDIDKLGDALDYAKNYLQKTLDSYSDK